The sequence CAAAATGTATCCAGACCATGAAATTTACATGGCGACTCATACCGATACCGACCATCCGCACAATCATTTTATGCTTAATGCAGTGAACAGTGAAACAGGCGCTAAAATGGCCATTAATCCTCCGGATATCTATGAAATGCATGAAATCAATAACGACATTTCAAAAAAACATCATTTGGTCGAACTGACGAAAGCTAAAAACAAGGTCTATCCGACCGAAATAGCCGTTTATACTCAAACAGGGAAGCAATATGAACGGGATTTAGTCAAAGAAAAGATTTATCATGCGCGAGATCAAGCTCATTCCTATCCGGAATTTAAACAAGCACTGTCTGCTTCAGATGTGGAACTAACGTCTGAGATTGGAAAAAGAGGTCAAACGATCCGACAAAAGTACGTGACTCACGATTCAGAAGGAAAAAAATGGACGTTTACCGCCTCAAGACTAGGCGAAGACTTTAAAAAGGAGCCGATTACCCATGCCATCATGGAAAACCAACGAAAACGAGACAAACAACAAGCAGACAGAGAACAACTTGAGCGCAGCAACGCCGAAAGATTACGAGGACTTACTGCTAGCGTACGGGAAGTTGCGGACGAAGTACGAACAGAGCGCAGAACACATGAGTCTGCTCATCAGCCACCTCAAAAATCTTCAGACGTCGATCGAGACTTCGGACAAGAACGGTAAGCAGCAACTGGCTTATCATCGAAGCCAAGAACAAAAAAGAATGGAGCAATTTCAAGATTTACTGACGGAAAATGAGCAATGGAAACAACAAACAGCCATTGATTTAAAAGACTATTCGCCTGAAAAGATGGAACAAAAGCTCGATAAGATCGTCTATCAGCATTTAGACGACTACCAAGAAAAATTGGATGCGGTCTTGCAGCAAGCGGATCATCAGGCTAAAAAAGAACGTCGGACCGATTGGATCGAACGCATCAGTATTTTAGGCATTGGGGCCGTTACCCTTCTAGCTATTTACGGGATGTTTTCGTTCTTTATGGGGATGTAGGCGATGGGATTATTTTTTGCGAAACTCATGTGGCGTATTTTGCCTGTTTTAAGCGTTTTGGTGGTTTTGGTGTGTTCTTATCTAGTTTGGGACGTAAAGTTTCGCCACTGGCGGAAATCAGGCCATTTAAAGCGTGTTAGTCTAGTAGCTCTTGTTTCTTTAGTCGTTTGTTTCAGTGTGTTGCTTTTATTAGGGTATTCAACCCAATCAAAAATACCGTTTGGATCGAAAATTGCGGACATTTCTGCGGAACAACAAGCCATAAAGGATCATAAACTAGCGATTGAAGCGGAAAAAGTAGCGACTGAAGAAAAAGATG is a genomic window of Carnobacterium alterfunditum DSM 5972 containing:
- a CDS encoding relaxase/mobilization nuclease domain-containing protein — protein: MGAIIKIASATKNGSATVNYIARQGKIDVQLTSAHLTPLDYQAAREQMRQTRDLMGKTNGRQGYHLVQSFDATDQLTPVKAHKLGQEFMSELSKMYPDHEIYMATHTDTDHPHNHFMLNAVNSETGAKMAINPPDIYEMHEINNDISKKHHLVELTKAKNKVYPTEIAVYTQTGKQYERDLVKEKIYHARDQAHSYPEFKQALSASDVELTSEIGKRGQTIRQKYVTHDSEGKKWTFTASRLGEDFKKEPITHAIMENQRKRDKQQADREQLERSNAERLRGLTASVREVADEVRTERRTHESAHQPPQKSSDVDRDFGQER